A stretch of DNA from Lysinibacillus sp. B2A1:
ACGTTTTTAGCAACCTTATCATCATGGGTATAGCTTCTACTCCAAGGTAAATGAAAGCTTCTTGGATATTTCTTTAATTTCGTCATATCTCCACTTCTTTTCTCTATTGTTTATTTGGCAAATTGATCTGCCTCACGGAAAAAGTAAAGCCTTGTTAATAAATCGCCATCTAATAAATGATAAATTTGGCTTCCACCTCTATCGCCCCCATACTGTATTAACATATGGAACTGCACTAAATGTACAACCTTTAAAACGAAATCCTCTTCAAAGCCCAACTCTAATAAAAAATGACAAACCATTTGAGCCGATACATTTTCATGGCCAAAATAGCCATACCGTTGTTGCAGTGGTTTAAATTTTTTACAAAATGGCTTCCCAACATCATGGAATAATCCTGCTATTTGTAATGCCAGCTTATCACTTTCCAAATAGTATTCATTGATATAGGCAAACACAAAATAAGTATGCTGACATAGTAGAAATTGATGATGTGGATTTTCTTGATTAAAATGATAAATTTCTTTAAATAGTGGGGCTGATCGAAGTGTTTGAAAAAGCTCTTCATAAGTGGGTTGGCTTTGAATAAGTGAAATAAATTGTTGTCGAGAAATGTCATATGGACTTGATTCATGTACAATATGCACTACATCGAATCCTTCTCCTACTGTTGGGAATTCTAAATGCTTTCTCATTTTTTCCATCACCATCAATGGTACTTGCCGCTTCCGTTGTTGGTTTCTTGCTACACAACTTGAATAGGGTGTATCAAAGTAATAGCATTCCTTCTTAATCGTGCTTGGTAATTTACGAAGTGCAAACATCCTGCGTTCTCTTTCAATATTTGTGGCATCTACTATGACAGAAAAACCTTTTGCCACTAAGTCATTAAGACGCTCATATAATGTGCGAAAGACCACACGTGATTTCTGCTTAGTTGCGTCACCAAACAGCTCCTGCCGTATAGCATCACTTGAAAGAACAATCGCTTCTTCCCTTTTCGCTAGCTGTTTCACAAATGTACTTTTTCCACTCCCAGGCAACCCCACTGTAAAGATCACCTTCATCCTTTTCACCTCCCTTCAAGTTTCTATATCGTGTTTCGTGTCATATTCTTTAGGTATGGACACCAATTTTAATAATTATTTATTGTAATCAGTCATATTGGGTGGAGGTATTACATATAAAAAAGACTGCTCCACCTTTTTGTAGAGCAGTCTTTGTATATTAATATTTTATTACTTTACACCGTTATTGTATCATAAATTTACAAAAATTACTAGACTATACTTCTTTGCGAAGTAGATGTATGATAAATTTCCTGATTCAATCACCCTACTTTTTCCCTTGGGATAGATGTGTTTGTATACTGAAAAAGGTGTTTGGACAACCATTTAGAGAATCACAATTACCTTCTTCTCACCATCTTTATAGGTGAGGGTTACTGCCGCAGTAAGAGAAAAATATGGAGAGGAATGTGAGTAAACGTTGGAAAATCAAAATGAATGGCAAGAAGAAAAACATCACCTTGAGCATAGTTTAAACCTCATTGATTACAAAAAAAACGAATTACTGCTTAAAGAAAAAGGCTTCAAGGAAAATGCTGTCGCCTTGAAGAAAACTTTTTGGAACGATGTCAGAGTCAATTTAGATACTGCTGAGGATGTTGACGAAACCTTTTTTGCAATTAAGCAACAGGTAGAGCTTCTATCTGACTCAGAGCTTGCACAGCAGCGTGCAATTCGGAATGTAAAGGTTTATGAACGTTTACAACAGTCACCCTATTTTGCTCGTATTGACTTTTTACAAAATGGGCATCAAGATCCTTTAAAAATTTATATAGGTGTTGCCACATTATTGGATGAACAGGATGAAAATATAGTTATTTATGATTGGCGTGCACCTATATCGAGTATGTACTATGATTACACACCAGGTGGAGCCTCCTACGACACAATAGCAGAAGAAGTTCATGGTGAAATGTTACTAAAACGACAATTTATTATTAAAAATGGGCAGCTACAATCCATGTTTAATACTGGCCTTACCATTGGTGATGACTTATTGCTTGATATCCTCGCACAAAATGCAAACGAGCATATTCGCAGTATCGTTACAACGATTCAAGCCGAACAAAATAAGATTATTCGCCATGTTCACTCACGCTATCTCATCGTAGAGGGTGTTGCGGGTAGTGGCAAAACAGCTGTTGCTCTTCAACGGGTAGCCTATCTGTTGTATCGTTATCGCAATGAAATGACGGCTGATCAAATTTTATTGATTACACCTAATCAACTTTTTAATCAATACGTTCATACAGTCTTACCTGATTTAGGTGAAGACAATATGCAGCAATTGACGTTCATCGAGTATGCTGAAAAACGTTTAGGTCGACAGTTCCAAATAGAATATCCTTACGAGCAGCTTGAAGATCTTTTAACAGAAAAGAATGACGCTCATTATCAAACAAAATTAAGCACTATTTCTTTTAAAGCGAGCCTTGCTTACAAACAATTAATGGATCAATATGTAAGCTATTTATCGAATAAAGGCTTATTATTTAAAAATATTGTTTTTCGTGGAGAACGAATTATTAGTGCCAAGGCAATTACGGAATACTTCTATTCTTTCCCTTTCTCAATGTCGATACCTGACCGCCTACAATTAGTGAAAGAATGGTTATTGCAGCAACTAACGAAATTGGAAAGGGAGGAGCGCAGAAAAGAATGGGTAGAAGAAGAAGCTGAACTATTAGACAAGGAGGACTACTCCAAGTCTTTCAAGGAGCTTTTATATGAGGGACGCTATACAGAAAACTCTTTCGATGATTTTGATCAAGAACGCAAAAAATTAGCGAGACAAATTGCCAAAAAACACTTTAAACCATTACGCAACTCCGTTAATCAGTTAAAGTTTGTTCATATATTAGGTACGTATCGCCAACTTTTTGATCTGAATAATCCCATTCATAAAGAATTACAGCACCTTATGCCAGACAATTGGGAGGATATTTGCCAGCAAACACTCCCTAATTTAGCAAAACGTCTAATTGCCTATGAGGATGCAGCACCATTTTTATATTTACAGGACAAAATAGAAGGGCAACAGACAAATACGATGATCCGTCATGTACTGATTGACGAAGCCCAAGATTATTCGCCATTCCAATTAACGGTTTTACAGCAGTTATTTCCAAAGGCACGTATGACCATTTTAGGAGATGGACATCAAACGATTCATCCGCATACCTTTAGTAATCCTTCACTGCTTGACCCTCAATTATATGGGGAGCAGGCAGAAAAAATGATTTTAACGAAAAGCTATCGTTCGACAAAGCAAATCATTCAACTTACTGCCAAGATTTTAAATGATGATAGTGAAGTAGAGGCATTTAACCGAAATGGTCCAGAACCGTCGATTACGATTGTGCCGAATGAATTGGCATTAACTGAGCAAATTATCCAAAGCATCAACAATCTATCTACTAAATTTGAAACCATTGCTGTTATTTGTAAAACTGCAGCTGAATGCTCTGCTGTTTATGAGCAATTAAGCAATCAAGTAGATATTCAACTAATTAACCACAATACCAAGCAATTTAAAAAGGGTATATTATTACTACCAGCATATATGGCAAAAGGTATCGAATTTGATGCAGTACTTATCTATAATGCATCTGCTGCTAATTATTCAAGAGAAAACGAACGATACTATTTCTATACAGCCTGCACGAGAGCTATGCATGAGTTGCACATTTATTCCATCAATAAATTAACGTATTTCCTACAATAATAGGCAACAGGAGAATCTGTTCCTTACAGATTCTCCTTTATTTTTATATATAGAATGTGTAGTCTTCTGGAATAACACGTTTTAGGAATTTTTTTGTCCGCTCTTCTTTTGGATTTACAAATATATCATGCGGGCTTCCCTCCTCTACAACGACTCCGCCATCCATAAATATTACTCGGTTGGCTACATCCTTTGCAAAGCCCATTTCGTGTGTGACCACAAGCATTGTAGTACCTTCAGCTGCTATGTTTTTCATGACCTGTAGTACCTCACCAACTAACTCTGGATCGAGTGCAGAGGTTGGTTCATCAAATAAAATAATATCTGGATTTAATGCCACTGCTCGTGCAATACCAACTCGTTGCTGTTGACCTCCAGACAACTGACTTGGATAGGCATCATATTTTTCTGAAAGTCCTACTTTATCAAGTGCCTTTTTGCCAATCTCAATTGCCTGCGCTTTTGGTACCTTTCGACCAATGATAAGACCTTCTGTAACGTTTTCTAGAGCCGTTTTATTAGTGAAGAGATTATAGTTTTGAAAGACAAATGCTACACGCTGACGAATTGCATGTACGTCTTTTTTCTTTACATGTTGAAAATCTACTTGAATATCTCCAAATGTTGCATGTCCCTGATCAGCATTTTCCAAAAAGTTAATGCATCGTAATAAGGTTGTTTTTCCTGAACCACTGGGACCTAAAATAACAACAACATCACCTTTATCAATGGCTAAATCAACGCCCTTTAAAATTTCATTATTACCAAATGATTTATGGATATTTTTTATCTCTAACATGCTTCATCACCCCTTAGGCATTTGCCGCTTTAAATTTACTTAAATGCTTTTCATATCGTTTAAAGAGAAATTCAACGGTACTACATAAAATTAAGTACACAATGAAAATATCAATATATGCTTCAACATAATTGTAACCAACATTTGCAGCTACCTTTGCCTTCAAAGTGATTTCGGGTAAGGACATTGCATAGCCTAAAGATGTGGCTTTAATGAGATTTACAGTAGCCGTACAAATATTTGGCATAGCCACTACTAAAGCTTGAGGAATAATTATTCGGCGGTAAGCCTGGAAAGTTGTTAAGCCCGTTGCATGTGCTGCCTCTAGCTGGCCTTTTTCAATCGTACTTAAAGCAGAACGAAATACCTCAATTAAAATAGCTGTTGTACTAAAGGCAAAAACAATAAATGCGTACCAAATAGGATTGATTTTATAAATATCATAGCTAATATTGTATTTTTCAAAAATAATTTTTAGCATTAACGGAATGCTACTATACATAATAAAAATTTGAATAATTATGGGTGTTCCTCTAACAAAGGAGACATAGATCTTTGCTAAATGATGAATAACTGGAACTTTATTAATACGTGTTAATGCCAGTAAAAAACCAAGTGGCAAAGCAACGAGCAACGCAACGATGGTTACAAGGAGTGCAATAGGAACACCTGATAATGCTACAAAAAATGTTTCAAGTAAAAATTGATAATTCATGGCTTCCTCTCCCTACGTTGTTTCTAATGTCTTTTTCCCTTTGCCAAAAAACTTTTCTAGCATAGCAAAGAATTTTTCAATAATAATTGAAAGCACCCAATAAACAATGGCTAAAGCAATGTATATCTCTAATGCATGTGCATTAATATTACTTGCGATAATTAAGTTTGCCTTTCCAACAATGTCAATTAAACCAATCGTATAAGCAAGTGCCCCTTCCTGTAATAACGCAATCATGCCGTTCCCAAAGTTTGGTAAGGCAACAACAAGTGCTTGGGGGAAAATAATACGTCGATAGGCTTGAATTGGCGTTAATCCTACACTAACTGCCGCTTCAAATTGACCTTTGGGAATAGCTAAATATGCAGAACGTATCACTTCTGACATAATCGCTGCGAACTGCAATGTAAATGTCACAACAACAAAAATCGCTGTTTCAATCGAATGCAGATTTATACCAACGTTTTCTGCTAATGCTGGTACACCATAGTAGACAAGGAATAATAGAACAATTGATGGTGTACAACGCATAATTGTTGTATATAAATTCGCTAATTTTTGTAATAATTTCACAGTACTTAACTTTGCAGCTGCTAATAATAAGCCAAATA
This window harbors:
- a CDS encoding amino acid ABC transporter permease → MNYQFLLETFFVALSGVPIALLVTIVALLVALPLGFLLALTRINKVPVIHHLAKIYVSFVRGTPIIIQIFIMYSSIPLMLKIIFEKYNISYDIYKINPIWYAFIVFAFSTTAILIEVFRSALSTIEKGQLEAAHATGLTTFQAYRRIIIPQALVVAMPNICTATVNLIKATSLGYAMSLPEITLKAKVAANVGYNYVEAYIDIFIVYLILCSTVEFLFKRYEKHLSKFKAANA
- a CDS encoding amino acid ABC transporter permease, with the translated sequence MEKYFDASYIWNSIPVLLPFLKVTFLVAGSSIVLGTIFGLLLAAAKLSTVKLLQKLANLYTTIMRCTPSIVLLFLVYYGVPALAENVGINLHSIETAIFVVVTFTLQFAAIMSEVIRSAYLAIPKGQFEAAVSVGLTPIQAYRRIIFPQALVVALPNFGNGMIALLQEGALAYTIGLIDIVGKANLIIASNINAHALEIYIALAIVYWVLSIIIEKFFAMLEKFFGKGKKTLETT
- a CDS encoding helicase; the encoded protein is MENQNEWQEEKHHLEHSLNLIDYKKNELLLKEKGFKENAVALKKTFWNDVRVNLDTAEDVDETFFAIKQQVELLSDSELAQQRAIRNVKVYERLQQSPYFARIDFLQNGHQDPLKIYIGVATLLDEQDENIVIYDWRAPISSMYYDYTPGGASYDTIAEEVHGEMLLKRQFIIKNGQLQSMFNTGLTIGDDLLLDILAQNANEHIRSIVTTIQAEQNKIIRHVHSRYLIVEGVAGSGKTAVALQRVAYLLYRYRNEMTADQILLITPNQLFNQYVHTVLPDLGEDNMQQLTFIEYAEKRLGRQFQIEYPYEQLEDLLTEKNDAHYQTKLSTISFKASLAYKQLMDQYVSYLSNKGLLFKNIVFRGERIISAKAITEYFYSFPFSMSIPDRLQLVKEWLLQQLTKLEREERRKEWVEEEAELLDKEDYSKSFKELLYEGRYTENSFDDFDQERKKLARQIAKKHFKPLRNSVNQLKFVHILGTYRQLFDLNNPIHKELQHLMPDNWEDICQQTLPNLAKRLIAYEDAAPFLYLQDKIEGQQTNTMIRHVLIDEAQDYSPFQLTVLQQLFPKARMTILGDGHQTIHPHTFSNPSLLDPQLYGEQAEKMILTKSYRSTKQIIQLTAKILNDDSEVEAFNRNGPEPSITIVPNELALTEQIIQSINNLSTKFETIAVICKTAAECSAVYEQLSNQVDIQLINHNTKQFKKGILLLPAYMAKGIEFDAVLIYNASAANYSRENERYYFYTACTRAMHELHIYSINKLTYFLQ
- a CDS encoding phosphohydrolase, whose protein sequence is MKVIFTVGLPGSGKSTFVKQLAKREEAIVLSSDAIRQELFGDATKQKSRVVFRTLYERLNDLVAKGFSVIVDATNIERERRMFALRKLPSTIKKECYYFDTPYSSCVARNQQRKRQVPLMVMEKMRKHLEFPTVGEGFDVVHIVHESSPYDISRQQFISLIQSQPTYEELFQTLRSAPLFKEIYHFNQENPHHQFLLCQHTYFVFAYINEYYLESDKLALQIAGLFHDVGKPFCKKFKPLQQRYGYFGHENVSAQMVCHFLLELGFEEDFVLKVVHLVQFHMLIQYGGDRGGSQIYHLLDGDLLTRLYFFREADQFAK
- a CDS encoding amino acid ABC transporter ATP-binding protein translates to MLEIKNIHKSFGNNEILKGVDLAIDKGDVVVILGPSGSGKTTLLRCINFLENADQGHATFGDIQVDFQHVKKKDVHAIRQRVAFVFQNYNLFTNKTALENVTEGLIIGRKVPKAQAIEIGKKALDKVGLSEKYDAYPSQLSGGQQQRVGIARAVALNPDIILFDEPTSALDPELVGEVLQVMKNIAAEGTTMLVVTHEMGFAKDVANRVIFMDGGVVVEEGSPHDIFVNPKEERTKKFLKRVIPEDYTFYI